In the genome of Natronomonas salina, the window GACGGCGACCGGCTGAGCGTCTTCCCGCCGGTCGCGGGTGGGTAGATGCGGGAGACCCGGCAGTTCCGCGGCATCTCGCGGCGGCTGGCCGTCCAGTACCTCGAGAACCTCGGCGGCGAGCGCGCCGGGTCGGACGACGTCGCCGACGGGACCGACGAGTACCGCGTCGAGGGCGACGGGTGGACCGCGACGCTCTCCCAGGAGACGGTCCCCGTCGCCGGGTCCATCGAGCTCACGGAGGTGACCGTCGACTTCGAGGGGGACGGCGAGACGCTGGAACCGCTCGTCGAGGCCTTCGCCCGGAAGGCGATGCGGGCGGGTGGCTGATGGCGGGCGGCCCCATCGACGGGAACGCGCTGGTCCTCGCCGCCGCGAAGGCGTCGGTCTCCGGCGAGCGCCTGCCCGACCTCGTCGACCGCGTGCAGGCGCACCTCGGCGCGCGGCTGCCCGAGTACGGCCGGCGCTACGAGTGCATCCACGAGGACGACGACCAGACGGTCTTCTTCGTCGAGGAGGGCCACTGGGCCGACCTCGGCGAGGACCTCGGCCTCGACGACCGGGAGTGGCGCGGCGTCCGCCGCGCCCACGAGGAGCACCTCTCCCGCCTGGGGACCGACATCGACCGCCGTCAGGAGTTCGAGACCGCACTCGACCTCCGCGAGGTCGTCGTCATCGGGCGAGGAACGACCTGACGTCCACGGTCGTCCGCTCCGGGTACTCCGCGTGAATCCAGTGGCTCGCCTCGGGGTAGTACTCGACCGTCGCGGACCCGAGTTCGTCCTCGACGACGGACGGGATGTGTCGGCCGAGCGCGCGGTCGTTCTCGCCCCACAGCAGCAGCGTCTCCGCCCGGACGCGACGGCCCGCACGCCAGCGGCCGCGCCACAGTTCCCGGACGTGCTCGCGGGCGAACGCCCGGTAGTAGTCGACCATCGACCGGACGGCCCGGTCGCGCCGCCAGGCCCGCTTGTACCGTCGGACGTCGTCGTCCGTGTAGGCGCCCTCGACGGTGGGCGTCTCGCGGAACAGCCGCTCCAGCAGCGCGAAGTCCCGCGCCGACAGCACCCGCTCGGGGACCGCCGGCAGCTGGAAGAAGCCGGCGTACCACGACCGCATCGCCTGCCGGACGGTGAGCTGGTCCTCGAAGGCGCCCGGGTACGGCGCGTTCATCACGACCAGTCGGTCGAGGCGCTCGGGGCGGCGGAGCGCGGTCGCGAAGCCGACGACGCCGCCCCAGTCGTGGCCGACGACGTGGGCGCTGTCGTGCCCCTCCGCGGCGATCAGCCCGGCGACGTCGTCGACCAGTCGCTCGAGGCGGTACTGCTCGACCTCGAAGGGCTTCTCCGAGCGGTTGTACCCCCGCATGTCGGGGACGACGACCCTGTAGTCCTCGGCCAGTGGGTCGACGTGGCGGCGCCACGCCCACCAGCACTCCGGGAAGCCGTGCAGCAGGACGATAGGGTCGGCATCCTCCGGGCCGGCCGTGACGTAGTGGAGGTCGACGCCGCCGACCTTCCGGACCTGGTGGGTCCAGTCGCGGTCGTCCGTCCACGTCTCGGCGGGCGCGGTGCCGTGGCTCATACCGTACTGTTGGAGACCGACTTACAAGAGGGTCCGGCTCCCGCGTGGCCTACGGTCGGTCGGGAACGTCGTCGTCGGGCACGAGGTCCTCGATGCGGCGCTCGTGGGCCGGCTTCGACAGGTAGTTCTCGATGCGGTCCCGGTCGTCCGTCGTCAGCCAGTTCGACCCCATAGCGGCGGGTACGGCTTTCCGGTGGTTAAATCGGTGTTTTTACGCCGATAGTTACACCACCGGAATCAGGTCGCCGAGCCCTGGCTCGTCTCCTGTCGTCGGATTCACTCGAGCCGGTCGTGACTGCGGGTGACTGTCAGCCCGGACGTTCGAGGCGTCCGGCGCGCCGTTTCTCGACGTGGGTGAGCATCGCGAGGTAGATGGCGACGACCAGCAGCACGACGGCGCCGGTCGTCGCGACGCCGAGGGCGGTCGCCCCCAGGTACATCTCCTCGCCCCGCACGATGGGGAGGGTGGTGTGGTGGAGGTCGCCGCGGACGGGGACGAAGTAGTCGACGACGGTGTCGACGGTGTACCACAGCGTGGCGACGCCGACGGCCGCCGGCGAGAAGTCGGCGATCCGGTGGAGGAGGAACGCCTGGACGACCATCGCGGCGTGGCTCCAGATGAGGAACTGCCGCATCAGCGGGTGGAGGTAGCCGAACGAGTCCCAGAAGGCGAGGTGGACGTAGACCGTCCAGCCGCCGAGGATCACGTTCCCGAAGAACGCCAAGGCGACGAGCCACTCCTGGGTGCGACCGAGCTTCCAGGCGGCCAGCGCGAGCGCGATGAGCAGCGTCGCCATCGGGCTGTCGGGGACGAACGGCCACATCTCGACGGGCGTCTCGAGGAACTGGAGAGAGTAGTAGTAGAAGCCGAAGGCGGTGCCGCCGAGGTTGACGGCGACGACGAGCCACGCGAGGTTCAGCCCGAGGTTCTCCAGCGGCGCCGGCAGCGGGGCGACGTACCACGGGAGGTCCTCGCGCGGGACGTCCGACTCGAAGAGCCCGCGGATGTCCATGTCGACCACCTCCGCGGCCGACTACAAAAACGCCCCGGGGTCCCGCTCGCCGACGGCCAACGCGTCGGCTGCCGCCGTCCGGGCCGCACCCGGCCCCGAGAAACAAGCGCATTAAGTACGTCCGTTTCCAAAGCCGGGGTATGACCGAAACGGACCTCGAGGACCTCCGTCGCGGGACGGACCTCGTCAAGCGCGGTTTCGCCAAGATGCAGAAGGGCGGCGTCATCATGGACGTCGTCACCCGCGAGCAGGCCCGCGTCGCCGAGGACGCCGGCGCCGTCGCCGTGATGTCCCTGGAGGCCGTCCCCGCGGACATCCGCAAGCGCGGCGGCGTCGCCCGGATGGCCGACCCCGGGGCGCTCGAGGAGATCATCGACGAGGTCTCCATCCCCGTGATGGGCAAGTGCCGCATCGGCCACACCGCCGAGGCCCAGATCCTGGAGGCCACCGGCGCCGACATGATCGACGAGTCCGAGGTGCTGACGCCCGCCGACGACCGCTACCACATCGACAAGCGCGGCTTCACCGCGCCGTTCGTCTGCGGCGCCCGGAACCTCGGCGAGGCGCTGCGCCGCATCGACGAGGGCGCGGCGATGATCCGCACCAAGGGCGAGGCCGGCACCGGCGACGTCAACCAGGCGGTCACTCACCAGCGGGCCATCAAGCGGGCCATCCGCACGCTCGAGGGCATGGCCCACGAGGAGCGCGAGGAGTGGGCCCGGAAGAACGAAGCTCCGGCCGACCTCGTCCACGAGACCGCCGAGATGGGCCGGCTACCCGTCGTCAACTTCGCGGCCGGCGGCATCGCGACGCCCGCCGACGCCGCGCTGATGATGCAGCTGGGGTGTGACGGCATCTTCGTCGGCTCCGGCATCTTCGGCGCCGAGGACCCCGAGGCGATGGGCACCGCCATCGTCGAGGCCGTCAACAACTACGACGACCCCGAGACGCTGCGCGACATCGCGAAGGGCATCGGCCGCGGCATGAAGGGCCAGGCCAACGAGACGATGCCCGAGGAGGAGCGCCTCCAGGGCCGCGGCGTCTGAGCCGGGCCAACCGAATCTTCTCTTTCGATTCCGCGTCACCGCTTTCGCCGTGTCTCACTCGCTGGGACGCTGCGTAGGGGGGTTTACGTCCGTCTCTCCTACCACCGACTGTAATGAGCCCCAACATCGGCGCCCCCGGTACGGATCTCTCGCGTCGCGACTTCGCCAAGGCGACCGGTACGGTCGGCATCGCCAGCCTCGCCGGCTGTGCGACCGGATACCAGGGAACGGCCAACCGACAGCCCGCCAGCCAGTCCACCGCGAACGACCTCCCGCTGGCCGGCGCCCCGGAGGTCGTCGACGTCACCGAACAGGACAACCAGGTGACCCTCCGGTCTGTCACCTCCAAGCTTCCCGTCCACCCCGGCGAGAAGATGGGCGGCCCCGTCGAACTCCCGCAGGTGTGGGCGTTCCAGGCCGACGATCGCACCCCGAGCGTCCCCGGTCCCATAATCCGGACGACCGAGGGCGAGGACATCGAGGTGACGCTGGACAACACCGACGCCAGCATGCCGCACACGCTGCACTTCCACGGCGTCCGGAAGACCTGGGAGAACGACGGCGTCCCCACCACGACCGGCATCACCGTGATGCCCGGCGAGGAGCACACCTACCAGATCCCCGCGAACGTGCCCGGCACCCACCTCTACCACTGCCACTACCAGACCCACCGGCACATCGACATGGGGATGTACGGTATCTTCCGGGTCGACCCGGAGGGGTACGAGCCGGCCGACACCGAGGTGTTCATGACGCTGAAGGACTGGGACTCCCGGCTCAACCGCCAGATCGCCGGCGAGGACGTCTCCTACAGCCCCCGGCAGCGCAACCCCGACGTCTTCACGATCAACGGCCGCTCGGCGCCGCGGACGCTCCACCCCGAGGACGGCTCCCCGGTCATCGTCTCGCAGGGCGACACGGTGCGCATCCACCTCGCCAACAACGGCTACATGAACCACCCGATGCACACCCACAACCACCGGTTCCGGGTCGTCGAGAAGGACGGCGCGCCGGTCCCCGACGCCGCCCAGCACGAGCAGGACATCGTCGACGTCGCGCCGGCCCAGCGGCGGACCATCGAGTTCGAGGCCGACGCCGACCCGGGCATCTACCTGATGCACTGCCACAAGGTCAGCCACGCGATGAACGGCAACAGCTACCCCGGCGGGATGGTCGGCGCCATCGTCTACGAGGAGGTCATGGACTCCGCCATCTTCGCGGACCTGATGAACTACGCCGGCTACGAGGGCTGACCGCGCGGCCCTCGCCGGCGGGAGCCGACGCGGCTCACAGCAAACTGGTATCAGCGATTATTGGGCGCGCGTTCGAAGGTGTTCGCATGAGTTCTCGAACCCCCCAGGAGTGCGTCGACCTCGCCGTGGACAGTTCGGCCAGCAAGGCGGACCGCGAGGACGCCATCGACGAACTGAAGACGGCCAACGAGTGCGACGAACTCGCCGACATCGCCGCGAACGACGACCTGGGCTCCGACATCCGGCAGCGCGCGCTCCGGGCGCTCGCCACGCCGCAGTGCGACTCGATGCTCGAGAACCTCGTCGAGGGGGACCGCCTCGACGGGTCGTTACAGCAGCGAGCGGAAGACCTGCTCGACGATACGGACGAGGGCTGACTGGCCGCGCTCCGACGGCCGCCGAACGGTCAGAACTCCCGCAGCGCCTCGAGTCGTTCCTCGGCAGCGCCGCTCTCCAGCGCCTCGCGAGCCTGCTCGAGACCGCCCTCGATGTCGTCGGCGCCCTCGCCGGCGTAGATGCGGAGCGCGGCGTTGACGGCGACGGCGTCGGCGAACTCGTCGTCGCGGGCGCCGGTCAGCACCTCCTCGGTGATCTGGGCCGACTGGGCGGCCACCTCGTTGACGTGGAGGTCCTCCGCTTCGAAGTCCATGCCGTACTCGGGGGTCTCGATGTCGAAGTCCTCCATCTCCGACCCCTGGTTCCAGACGGCGACCTTCGTCGACCCGGGCCGGACGTCGTCGTACCCCTCCATCCCCTGGAACATGACGACGCGCTCCACGTCGGCCGTCTCGCTGGCCTGGAAGGTGTCGATGATGCGCTTCGCGTAGGGGAGGTGGTAGAACGAGCCGAGGTGTGTCGACGCCTCGGCGGGGTTGGCGAGCGTCTCGATGGTGTTGACGAAGGTCCGGACGCCCATCTGGTCGCGGCGGTCCGCGAGCGCGTCGACCCCCGGGGCGAAGTTCGGCTGGTAGTAGAAGCCGAAGCCGACCTCGTCGGTCATCGCGGCC includes:
- a CDS encoding alpha/beta fold hydrolase, which encodes MSHGTAPAETWTDDRDWTHQVRKVGGVDLHYVTAGPEDADPIVLLHGFPECWWAWRRHVDPLAEDYRVVVPDMRGYNRSEKPFEVEQYRLERLVDDVAGLIAAEGHDSAHVVGHDWGGVVGFATALRRPERLDRLVVMNAPYPGAFEDQLTVRQAMRSWYAGFFQLPAVPERVLSARDFALLERLFRETPTVEGAYTDDDVRRYKRAWRRDRAVRSMVDYYRAFAREHVRELWRGRWRAGRRVRAETLLLWGENDRALGRHIPSVVEDELGSATVEYYPEASHWIHAEYPERTTVDVRSFLAR
- a CDS encoding anthranilate phosphoribosyltransferase encodes the protein MSQTTETYGEWPLKRLMTEVVGSGHKSADDMTREQAREAFRRILDDQPDPTTLGAFWLANRWKRNTPEELAAYVDVMDEGVESAAPDCDPVDCGANYDGKGRSAIFGVAAGLVAAAAGTPVVVHSGDRVPTQKQDAYKHVLDDLGVRTDLAPDESAAMTDEVGFGFYYQPNFAPGVDALADRRDQMGVRTFVNTIETLANPAEASTHLGSFYHLPYAKRIIDTFQASETADVERVVMFQGMEGYDDVRPGSTKVAVWNQGSEMEDFDIETPEYGMDFEAEDLHVNEVAAQSAQITEEVLTGARDDEFADAVAVNAALRIYAGEGADDIEGGLEQAREALESGAAEERLEALREF
- a CDS encoding DUF1405 domain-containing protein; the protein is MDIRGLFESDVPREDLPWYVAPLPAPLENLGLNLAWLVVAVNLGGTAFGFYYYSLQFLETPVEMWPFVPDSPMATLLIALALAAWKLGRTQEWLVALAFFGNVILGGWTVYVHLAFWDSFGYLHPLMRQFLIWSHAAMVVQAFLLHRIADFSPAAVGVATLWYTVDTVVDYFVPVRGDLHHTTLPIVRGEEMYLGATALGVATTGAVVLLVVAIYLAMLTHVEKRRAGRLERPG
- the pdxS gene encoding pyridoxal 5'-phosphate synthase lyase subunit PdxS: MTETDLEDLRRGTDLVKRGFAKMQKGGVIMDVVTREQARVAEDAGAVAVMSLEAVPADIRKRGGVARMADPGALEEIIDEVSIPVMGKCRIGHTAEAQILEATGADMIDESEVLTPADDRYHIDKRGFTAPFVCGARNLGEALRRIDEGAAMIRTKGEAGTGDVNQAVTHQRAIKRAIRTLEGMAHEEREEWARKNEAPADLVHETAEMGRLPVVNFAAGGIATPADAALMMQLGCDGIFVGSGIFGAEDPEAMGTAIVEAVNNYDDPETLRDIAKGIGRGMKGQANETMPEEERLQGRGV
- a CDS encoding multicopper oxidase domain-containing protein, yielding MSPNIGAPGTDLSRRDFAKATGTVGIASLAGCATGYQGTANRQPASQSTANDLPLAGAPEVVDVTEQDNQVTLRSVTSKLPVHPGEKMGGPVELPQVWAFQADDRTPSVPGPIIRTTEGEDIEVTLDNTDASMPHTLHFHGVRKTWENDGVPTTTGITVMPGEEHTYQIPANVPGTHLYHCHYQTHRHIDMGMYGIFRVDPEGYEPADTEVFMTLKDWDSRLNRQIAGEDVSYSPRQRNPDVFTINGRSAPRTLHPEDGSPVIVSQGDTVRIHLANNGYMNHPMHTHNHRFRVVEKDGAPVPDAAQHEQDIVDVAPAQRRTIEFEADADPGIYLMHCHKVSHAMNGNSYPGGMVGAIVYEEVMDSAIFADLMNYAGYEG